CTTTTACACGAAAATAGCCTACCAGCAGGTAGGCCATTGGGTAAAGGCAGCATACGACAGATTTAATAATTTAATCGTATGAAATTACGTTCTTTTCTAGTCGCTGTATTGCTTGCTGCCCCAGGTTGGGTTTTTAGCCAGCAGTTTTCTCCGGCTTCTTTTGTTAATCCCTTTATTGGAACAGGGGGGCACGGTCATACCTATCCGGGTGCAATTGCTCCTTTTGGGATGGTTCAACTAAGTCCTGATACTCGGCTTACTGGTTGGGATGGCTGTTCGGGCTACCATTTCTCCGACTCGGTGGTCTACGGCTTTTCGCATACCCACCTAAGTGGTACCGGAGTCTCCGATTACTGCGATGTACTGTTGATGCCCACCGTTGGCAAGGCAGTTTTTAGCAACACAGAGTACAGCTCTTCCTTCCGTAAGTCGTCCGAAAAGGCAGAACCTGGCTACTATACAGTTTTTTTAGATAAGCCTCAGGTAAAAGCCGAGCTTACTGCACTGCCACGTGTAGGGGTTCATCGCTATACCTTCCCGGCGACCAAAAATGCCAATATCCTTCTCGATTTGGAGCATCGCGACGAGGTTACCGACTCGTGGATTGAGGTGGTTAGCAATACGGAGGTTCGTGGCTTTCGTAGATCGAAGGCTTGGGCTAATAACCAGGTTATCTACTTCGTAATTCGTTTCTCAAAGCCCTTTGATGCGGCTACCTTCGATCCAAAGTCGAAGGCTACAGGCAAGGCTGGCAAGTACCTAAAGTGCAACTTCGGCTTCCAAACCAAAAAAGGCGAACAGGTGGTGGCCAAGGTGGGCATATCGGCTGTTGACATGGATGGCGCAAAGGCCAACCTCGATGCCGAAATGAAGGGGCTTAGCTTTGATTCGGTGCGCAAGCAAACCTTTGCCAGCTGGAATCGCGAGCTGAGCAAAATAGAGGTTTCTGGAGGAACAAAGGATCAGCAAACCATATTCTACTCTGCGCTTTACCACTGCATGTCGGTTCCAAACCTGTTTATGGATGTAGATGGAAGATACTTGGGTACCGATCATAAGATTCATAAGGCGGAAGGGTTTACGCCCTACACCATTTTCTCGTTGTGGGATACCTACAGAGCATACCACCCGCTGATGACCATAATCGAAACTCGCCGAACTAAAGATTTTATTAATACTTTCCTTTCGCACTATAAGAATGGCGGTTTGCTTCCCGTTTGGGAGCTTGCCGGCAACGAAACGTTCTGCATGATTGGTTACCACTCTGTTCCCGTTATTGCTGATGCCTTTATTAAAGGGATTAAGGGCTTTGACGAGAAGCTTGCTCTGGAGGCGATGCGTAATAGCGCCATGCAGGATCACTATGGGCTAAGCTGGTATCGTCAGCTGGGCTGTCTTCCTGGAGATAAGGAGTGGGAGGGCGTATCAAAGACCTTAGAGTATGCCTACGACGATTGGTGTATTGCCCAGATGGCAAAAAAAATGGGTAACACCGCCGTTTACAACGAGTATATTGCCCGCGCACAGTTCTACCAAAACCTTTTTGATCCTGAAACTGGGTTTATGCGCCCTCGCTTGAATGGTGGCTTTAAGACACCTTTCAATCCTACCGAGGTAGATTTTAATTTTACGGAGGCTAATAGCTGGCAGTA
This Alistipes sp. ZOR0009 DNA region includes the following protein-coding sequences:
- a CDS encoding GH92 family glycosyl hydrolase, whose amino-acid sequence is MKLRSFLVAVLLAAPGWVFSQQFSPASFVNPFIGTGGHGHTYPGAIAPFGMVQLSPDTRLTGWDGCSGYHFSDSVVYGFSHTHLSGTGVSDYCDVLLMPTVGKAVFSNTEYSSSFRKSSEKAEPGYYTVFLDKPQVKAELTALPRVGVHRYTFPATKNANILLDLEHRDEVTDSWIEVVSNTEVRGFRRSKAWANNQVIYFVIRFSKPFDAATFDPKSKATGKAGKYLKCNFGFQTKKGEQVVAKVGISAVDMDGAKANLDAEMKGLSFDSVRKQTFASWNRELSKIEVSGGTKDQQTIFYSALYHCMSVPNLFMDVDGRYLGTDHKIHKAEGFTPYTIFSLWDTYRAYHPLMTIIETRRTKDFINTFLSHYKNGGLLPVWELAGNETFCMIGYHSVPVIADAFIKGIKGFDEKLALEAMRNSAMQDHYGLSWYRQLGCLPGDKEWEGVSKTLEYAYDDWCIAQMAKKMGNTAVYNEYIARAQFYQNLFDPETGFMRPRLNGGFKTPFNPTEVDFNFTEANSWQYSFYVPQDIAGLVRMHGGAAKFSKKLDELFSTEQDLSGRHQSDITGLIGQYAHGNEPSHHMAYLYNFVGEPWKTQQRVRQIMDEMYTTKPDGLIGNEDCGQMSAWIVMSALGFYPVTPGTTDYIIGTPWFSKATINLEDGKKFTITAPQVDSKNFYIASATLNGKAYTKSYIDHSDIMKGGNLSFTMSATPNRQWGVGKGNEPVTAIESYSRTIIPNIKAKAKTFVDSTTITLHSTEKDAKIYYTLNGSDPRTNGMLYGHPITLARNTQVKLVAVVPGKDTSFVVEGNFYKVRNDRKITIAAKYSDQYTAGGPSGLVDGVRGESDFRLGGWQGYQGQDFVAVVDLLSEQQISKLAAGLLQDTRSWIFMPRDVEFYVSNDNVNFTQVAKVVNTIPENQETALKDFAASVNVKARYVKVVAHSYGMLPQWHIGAGSPAYIFIDEIVIE